In a single window of the Vicingaceae bacterium genome:
- a CDS encoding sulfatase, translating to MLAQWLLWIIIFFIGRLFFYLTGFHFFQETGYREILQAFIKGFKLDLAAAAYFSIIPWLIFFIYQWLPNELWIKAVTLWNFVVFSLYAVLITAEIPLYKEWQTKANYKAITYLDRLGEGISSLTTLHTIVLILFCLALIVFFYYLQHKLLRQKKTGTKKTKWTVIAEWVLWLILIPITGRGGLQQIPLQVSDAFFSKNMHINYLAVNSFWHLGSSILENMEISGKNPYTYLPPGKAHTIVSELYKNKGQSPDILNTHQPNIVLIILEGWSADLIEPLGGYPGVTPNFNRLAKEGILFYKCYASGDRSDQGITAILSGFPAQPVTSIISQPSKYHGLPDFLKSLKKKNYYGSFMFGGQLSYGNIKSYLYSVPWDTILDIESFPAEWATSKLGIPDEIMFREFLHHTGQLPQPFVSAFFNLSSHAPYDIPRPYIHHWGTNEDGYVNGVWYADSCLGEFFKAAKQQKWYDQTLFVIVSDHGHNSPKNHPFVVPEYRKIPFLIYGPTIKSDWQGKMIFKTVSQTDVAFTILNQLGLKDTSFKWSRDVLDTINPGFAFYTFPSGFGWVEDSGYVVYDHVLQKITYNHAKDSAHLNEMTLKGKAYLQTLFDTYLSY from the coding sequence ATGCTCGCCCAATGGTTGTTGTGGATTATTATTTTTTTCATTGGGCGGCTGTTTTTTTATCTTACAGGATTTCATTTTTTTCAAGAAACCGGTTATAGAGAAATTTTACAGGCGTTTATAAAGGGATTTAAACTTGATTTGGCTGCAGCTGCCTATTTCAGCATAATTCCTTGGCTCATTTTCTTTATTTATCAATGGCTACCCAATGAATTATGGATTAAAGCAGTTACTTTATGGAATTTTGTGGTATTTTCGCTTTATGCCGTTTTGATCACTGCTGAAATTCCTCTTTATAAAGAATGGCAAACTAAAGCCAACTACAAAGCAATTACTTATCTCGACAGATTGGGAGAAGGCATTTCATCACTAACGACTCTCCATACAATTGTTTTGATTTTGTTTTGCTTAGCACTTATCGTTTTTTTTTATTACTTGCAACATAAACTCCTGCGACAAAAAAAGACCGGCACAAAAAAAACTAAATGGACCGTCATTGCAGAATGGGTGCTGTGGTTGATCTTAATCCCTATAACCGGGCGTGGAGGTTTGCAACAAATACCATTACAGGTAAGCGATGCGTTTTTTTCAAAAAACATGCATATCAATTACCTCGCCGTAAATTCATTTTGGCATCTTGGCAGCAGCATCCTCGAAAATATGGAAATTTCAGGAAAAAATCCATATACATACCTCCCTCCCGGCAAAGCCCATACTATTGTAAGTGAATTATATAAGAACAAAGGACAATCGCCGGATATATTAAACACTCATCAACCCAACATAGTGTTAATCATCCTGGAAGGATGGTCGGCAGATTTAATCGAACCTTTGGGCGGATATCCCGGCGTTACTCCCAATTTTAACCGACTGGCAAAAGAAGGCATATTATTCTATAAATGCTATGCTTCCGGAGACCGTTCGGATCAAGGAATAACTGCCATTTTAAGCGGCTTTCCTGCCCAACCGGTTACTTCCATCATATCTCAACCATCTAAATACCATGGTTTGCCGGATTTTTTAAAATCACTGAAAAAAAAGAATTATTATGGTTCTTTCATGTTTGGTGGCCAATTAAGTTATGGCAATATAAAAAGTTATCTTTACTCCGTACCATGGGATACAATACTTGACATAGAAAGTTTTCCTGCAGAATGGGCTACTTCCAAATTGGGCATTCCGGACGAGATTATGTTCAGAGAATTTTTACATCATACCGGCCAACTCCCCCAACCCTTTGTATCGGCTTTTTTCAATTTGTCATCACATGCGCCTTACGACATACCGCGTCCTTACATTCATCATTGGGGCACAAACGAAGATGGATATGTCAATGGTGTGTGGTATGCCGATAGTTGTTTGGGAGAATTTTTTAAAGCTGCAAAGCAACAAAAATGGTATGATCAAACATTGTTTGTGATCGTATCGGACCATGGGCATAACTCTCCCAAAAACCACCCTTTTGTTGTGCCGGAATACAGAAAAATACCCTTTTTAATATACGGACCGACAATTAAAAGTGACTGGCAAGGCAAGATGATTTTTAAAACCGTTTCACAAACCGATGTTGCTTTCACCATATTAAACCAACTGGGATTGAAAGACACTTCCTTTAAATGGAGCAGAGATGTTTTAGACACTATCAACCCGGGATTTGCATTTTATACATTCCCTTCAGGATTTGGTTGGGTAGAAGACAGTGGGTATGTTGTTTATGACCATGTTTTACAAAAAATCACATATAACCATGCCAAAGATTCTGCACATTTAAATGAAATGACGTTGAAGGGCAAGGCATATTTGCAAACCTTATTTGACACTTACCTAAGCTATTGA
- the murQ gene encoding N-acetylmuramic acid 6-phosphate etherase, with amino-acid sequence MVKKITEQDSLYDNLENMPVIEILENINKEDQKVAICVAEAIPAIEKLIQAAYQKMFQGGRLFYIGAGTSGRLGVLDAAECPPTYGVDYNTVIGIIAGGDQALRRAVENAEDDTMQGWIDLQAYNINTKDFVIGLSASGTTPYVTGTLEQCRKNNITTGCITCNLETPLARLADYPVEVIVGPEFVTGSTRMKAGTAQKLVLNMISTTLMIKLGHVKGNKMIDMKISNTKLKNRGIGIIMRELNVDEKEAQKLLEKYGSVRKVLINKK; translated from the coding sequence ATGGTAAAAAAAATCACCGAACAAGATTCGCTCTATGACAATCTTGAGAACATGCCCGTAATTGAGATACTGGAAAACATCAACAAGGAGGATCAAAAAGTTGCCATTTGCGTGGCAGAAGCCATTCCGGCCATTGAAAAATTGATTCAGGCGGCATATCAAAAAATGTTTCAAGGGGGAAGGCTGTTTTACATTGGCGCAGGCACGAGCGGACGTTTGGGAGTGCTGGATGCTGCCGAATGTCCACCAACCTATGGTGTTGATTACAATACCGTAATTGGTATCATTGCAGGTGGAGACCAAGCATTAAGAAGAGCTGTTGAAAATGCCGAAGATGACACCATGCAAGGATGGATCGATTTGCAAGCATACAATATAAACACAAAAGATTTTGTGATAGGTTTAAGTGCGTCCGGTACAACACCTTATGTAACAGGCACATTGGAACAATGCCGCAAAAACAACATCACTACAGGATGCATCACTTGCAACCTAGAAACACCTCTTGCACGATTGGCTGACTATCCGGTAGAAGTGATAGTTGGTCCTGAATTTGTAACCGGTTCTACCAGAATGAAAGCCGGCACAGCACAAAAACTGGTTTTAAACATGATTTCCACTACATTAATGATAAAATTAGGACATGTCAAAGGCAATAAAATGATCGACATGAAGATATCCAATACCAAACTCAAAAATAGAGGCATTGGCATCATCATGCGAGAATTGAATGTTGATGAGAAAGAAGCACAAAAATTATTGGAAAAATATGGTTCGGTTCGGAAAGTTTTAATTAACAAAAAATAA
- a CDS encoding peptidyl-prolyl cis-trans isomerase: protein MKTVQNGNTVQVHYVGMLSDGEVFDTSEGMEPLQFVVGENALIEGFEEAVIGMKEGETKTVTIPSDKAYGPVIEELIIEVPRAQLPQGDIEIGSMLSTTGSDGEEMIFTVTRIDEQSATLDMNHPLAGKDLTFKITMVKILD, encoded by the coding sequence ATGAAAACAGTTCAAAACGGAAACACAGTTCAAGTTCATTATGTCGGAATGCTCAGCGATGGCGAAGTATTCGACACTTCAGAAGGAATGGAACCGCTGCAATTTGTAGTTGGTGAAAATGCTCTGATTGAAGGTTTTGAAGAAGCCGTTATCGGTATGAAAGAAGGCGAAACCAAAACGGTTACAATTCCCAGCGATAAAGCCTACGGCCCTGTCATCGAAGAGTTGATTATTGAAGTGCCAAGAGCTCAATTGCCGCAAGGCGATATTGAAATCGGTTCAATGTTAAGCACAACCGGTTCGGATGGTGAAGAGATGATTTTTACCGTTACCCGCATAGACGAACAATCTGCCACTTTGGATATGAATCATCCTTTGGCCGGTAAAGATCTTACCTTCAAAATTACCATGGTAAAAATATTGGATTAA